In Alkalihalobacillus sp. TS-13, the following are encoded in one genomic region:
- the priA gene encoding primosomal protein N', with amino-acid sequence MIAGVIVDVPAIGTDRAFDYRIPDDLESAVQIGIRVVVPFGPRKLTGFVINLKEASEHKRLKKIEDVVDPSPVINEELIELGKWIADNTLCFLHSAYQSMLPAAMKMNYTKRIYKTEGTDLDRFPENIQESLQSDKGLSWDEVLKMGSEYVRSVQTGLSDGQLDVHYEIRSKGNKKKQKVIKISKTPEELAEARDEIIKRAPKQAAILTFLLESKHQEMLTQTLIEKTNSSRAAVKGLIDKQLLLESDKELYRDPYQDREFEKTISLPLTSEQKQTIEPILEDINTETHETFLIHGVTGSGKTEIYLQAIEQVLHLGREAIMLVPEISLTPQMVHRFKSRFGSEVAVLHSGLSVGEKYDEWRKIHRNEARVVVGARSAIFAPFKKLGIIIIDEEHESSYKQEENPRYHARDIAIQRGKFHKCPVVLGSATPTLESYARAQKGVYTLCTLSERVNNRDMPKAEIVDMREELRSGNRSLFSETLFERLKDRKEKGQQSVLLLNRRGYSTFINCRDCGYVAQCPHCDISLTFHKRYSTLKCHYCGYEAQQPSNCPECNSEHIRFFGTGTQKVEEELNRLMPEAKVIRMDVDTTSRKGMHEKLLNSFAEKKADILLGTQMIAKGLDFPNVTLVGVLAADSMLHLPDFRSSERTFQLLTQVGGRAGRHELSGEVVIQSYTPEHYSIQLAQHHDFLTFYNKEMQIRKLHQYPPFYFLSLITISHEELMYVVDICEKIAGRLKESLSSQAIVLGPVASPIPRMKDRYRYQCVIKYKNEPNLKETLNEILVHYQKRMQRDGLVIGVDIHPQTIM; translated from the coding sequence ATGATTGCTGGGGTGATTGTCGATGTTCCAGCAATTGGTACGGACCGGGCGTTCGACTATCGGATCCCGGACGATCTGGAAAGTGCTGTGCAAATCGGCATACGTGTCGTTGTGCCTTTTGGACCCAGAAAACTGACAGGATTCGTAATCAATTTGAAGGAGGCATCTGAGCATAAAAGATTGAAGAAGATTGAAGATGTTGTCGACCCTTCTCCGGTTATTAATGAAGAATTGATTGAACTTGGAAAATGGATTGCAGATAACACTTTATGTTTTCTTCATTCTGCTTATCAGTCGATGTTGCCGGCGGCTATGAAAATGAACTACACGAAGCGCATCTACAAGACGGAGGGAACTGATTTGGACCGGTTTCCGGAAAATATCCAGGAATCCCTCCAATCTGATAAAGGTCTGAGCTGGGATGAGGTATTGAAGATGGGCTCAGAATATGTACGCAGTGTACAAACAGGTTTGAGTGATGGCCAACTTGATGTCCACTATGAAATACGATCAAAAGGAAACAAAAAGAAACAGAAGGTCATCAAAATCTCAAAAACGCCTGAAGAGTTAGCGGAAGCACGGGATGAGATTATAAAACGTGCGCCAAAACAAGCGGCTATTTTGACTTTTTTACTTGAATCGAAACACCAAGAAATGCTTACTCAAACGTTGATTGAGAAAACCAACAGCTCACGTGCGGCGGTGAAGGGGTTGATTGATAAGCAACTGCTTCTTGAATCGGATAAGGAATTGTACCGGGACCCTTACCAGGATCGTGAATTTGAAAAAACGATATCGTTACCGCTCACCAGTGAACAAAAGCAGACAATCGAGCCTATTTTAGAGGATATCAATACTGAAACTCATGAAACGTTTCTCATTCATGGAGTAACAGGTAGCGGAAAGACGGAAATCTATCTGCAAGCAATCGAACAAGTCCTCCATCTCGGAAGGGAGGCAATCATGCTTGTTCCGGAAATTTCATTGACACCGCAGATGGTACATCGATTCAAAAGTCGGTTTGGTTCAGAAGTAGCGGTATTGCATAGTGGTCTCTCAGTTGGAGAAAAGTATGATGAGTGGCGAAAAATACATCGTAATGAAGCACGTGTGGTCGTTGGAGCGCGTTCAGCAATCTTCGCACCATTTAAGAAACTTGGAATCATCATCATCGATGAAGAACACGAATCAAGCTATAAACAAGAAGAGAATCCCCGCTATCATGCAAGGGATATTGCGATCCAAAGAGGAAAATTCCATAAGTGTCCGGTAGTGCTTGGCAGTGCAACACCGACGTTGGAGTCTTATGCACGTGCGCAAAAAGGGGTATACACGCTTTGCACCCTCAGCGAACGTGTGAATAATAGGGATATGCCGAAAGCTGAAATTGTCGATATGAGGGAAGAGTTGCGTTCAGGCAATCGATCCTTATTCTCAGAGACACTCTTTGAGCGTTTGAAAGACCGGAAAGAGAAAGGTCAACAAAGCGTTCTGCTTTTGAACAGACGCGGTTACTCCACCTTCATCAATTGTCGGGATTGCGGTTATGTCGCACAATGTCCACATTGTGACATTTCCCTTACTTTCCATAAACGGTACAGCACGCTCAAGTGTCATTATTGTGGTTATGAAGCACAGCAGCCCTCCAATTGCCCTGAATGCAACTCAGAACACATCCGTTTTTTCGGAACAGGAACACAGAAAGTCGAGGAAGAGCTTAACAGGCTGATGCCAGAAGCGAAAGTGATCCGAATGGATGTTGATACCACTAGCCGCAAAGGGATGCATGAAAAACTATTGAATTCGTTTGCCGAGAAAAAAGCGGATATTTTGTTAGGGACACAAATGATCGCAAAGGGATTGGATTTTCCGAACGTGACGCTCGTAGGTGTTCTAGCTGCAGATTCTATGCTCCACCTCCCAGATTTCCGTTCCTCTGAACGGACGTTCCAGCTATTAACTCAGGTAGGGGGAAGAGCAGGAAGACATGAACTTTCAGGTGAAGTGGTCATCCAGAGCTATACACCAGAACACTATAGTATCCAACTTGCCCAGCATCATGATTTTCTCACTTTTTATAATAAGGAAATGCAAATTCGGAAATTACACCAATACCCGCCTTTTTATTTCTTGTCCCTAATCACGATTTCACACGAAGAATTGATGTATGTCGTGGACATATGCGAAAAAATTGCAGGACGGTTGAAAGAATCCCTCAGTTCACAAGCCATCGTCCTCGGACCAGTAGCATCACCGATTCCTCGTATGAAAGATAGATATCGCTACCAATGCGTGATAAAATACAAAAATGAACCGAATTTAAAAGAAACATTGAATGAAATTCTGGTCCATTACCAGAAGAGGATGCAGAGGGATGGGTTGGTTATTGGCGTGGATATTCATCCTCAAACAATCATGTAA
- the coaBC gene encoding bifunctional phosphopantothenoylcysteine decarboxylase/phosphopantothenate--cysteine ligase CoaBC: MSSNKNILLCVTGGIAVFKAAALTSQIRQSGYEVKVMMTKSAMEFVTPLTFQTLSRNPVYHDTFDEKDPSGVAHIDLADWADLVVIAPATANSIGKLANGIADDMISTTLLATTAPIMIAPAMNVHMYEHPAVYSNMEKLADFGCRFIEPGEGLLACGYVGKGRLAEPVEILEAISTFFKEADHQVLQNKHVLITAGPTREHIDPVRYFSNRSTGKMGYALAEAAASLGAKVTLVSGPSVLKPPFGVEVIPVETAEEMFEAVMSLYADADLVIKSAAVADYRPKLTYDSKVKKSEGDLSVEMERTKDILKELGRYKTRQTLVGFAAETDNVERYAKDKLERKNLDLIVANDVSQKGSGFEGDTNQVYIYGKDGHERKSALVSKKQVAEMVLEESLRYMKGLNKG; the protein is encoded by the coding sequence GTGTCTAGCAATAAAAACATTTTGCTATGCGTGACCGGAGGAATAGCGGTATTTAAAGCAGCAGCCCTGACGAGTCAAATCAGACAATCTGGGTATGAGGTTAAGGTGATGATGACAAAGTCTGCGATGGAATTCGTTACACCATTGACCTTCCAAACACTATCAAGAAATCCTGTATATCATGATACGTTTGATGAAAAAGACCCGTCTGGTGTGGCACATATTGATTTGGCTGATTGGGCTGATCTGGTCGTCATTGCACCTGCAACAGCAAACAGCATTGGTAAACTGGCAAACGGGATTGCAGATGATATGATCTCTACGACATTGTTAGCAACGACGGCTCCAATAATGATCGCTCCTGCCATGAATGTCCATATGTATGAACATCCCGCAGTCTATTCGAATATGGAAAAACTGGCTGACTTCGGATGCCGTTTCATAGAACCTGGGGAAGGTTTATTAGCATGTGGTTATGTTGGTAAAGGAAGACTTGCAGAACCAGTTGAAATTCTTGAAGCGATCAGTACATTTTTTAAGGAAGCGGATCATCAAGTTTTACAGAATAAACATGTGCTTATCACAGCGGGGCCAACAAGAGAACATATCGATCCTGTGAGGTATTTTTCCAACCGTTCAACTGGCAAGATGGGTTACGCCTTAGCAGAAGCAGCCGCTTCACTTGGTGCAAAGGTAACGCTTGTCAGCGGTCCTTCGGTACTTAAGCCCCCATTCGGAGTTGAGGTGATCCCTGTGGAGACTGCTGAAGAAATGTTTGAAGCTGTAATGTCACTTTATGCTGATGCAGACCTAGTGATCAAATCTGCAGCAGTGGCTGACTATCGCCCGAAACTCACATATGATTCGAAAGTGAAAAAGAGCGAGGGAGACTTGTCGGTTGAGATGGAAAGAACAAAGGATATCTTGAAGGAACTCGGCCGGTACAAGACAAGACAAACATTAGTCGGTTTTGCTGCTGAAACGGATAATGTTGAGCGTTACGCGAAAGATAAGCTAGAAAGAAAGAATCTAGACCTGATTGTTGCGAATGACGTTTCTCAAAAAGGATCAGGATTCGAAGGGGATACGAATCAAGTTTATATTTACGGCAAGGATGGTCATGAACGAAAGAGTGCCTTAGTATCCAAAAAACAAGTAGCAGAGATGGTGCTGGAAGAATCCCTCCGATACATGAAAGGGTTAAATAAAGGATGA
- the rpoZ gene encoding DNA-directed RNA polymerase subunit omega: MLYPSIDSLMEKIDSKYTLVTVSAKRARMLQQASEPKIDDPKSNKFVGVALEEIIDGKLSYDITKLEG; encoded by the coding sequence ATGTTATATCCTTCAATCGATTCTTTGATGGAGAAAATCGATTCCAAATACACACTGGTGACAGTTTCAGCTAAAAGAGCGCGAATGCTCCAACAGGCATCCGAGCCGAAGATTGATGATCCGAAATCCAATAAATTTGTGGGTGTGGCTTTAGAAGAGATCATCGATGGAAAACTAAGCTATGACATTACCAAGCTAGAAGGATAA
- the remA gene encoding extracellular matrix/biofilm regulator RemA, with protein MNIKLINIGFGNIVSANRIISIVSPESAPIKRIITDSRTQHKLIDATYGRRTRAVIITDSDHVILSAVQPETVAQRLLNKEDLTED; from the coding sequence ATGAACATTAAATTGATCAACATTGGATTTGGAAATATTGTTTCGGCAAATCGTATCATTTCGATCGTAAGTCCAGAATCTGCTCCAATCAAGCGAATCATAACAGATTCAAGGACACAGCATAAATTGATAGATGCGACTTATGGTAGAAGGACACGTGCCGTGATCATCACTGACAGTGATCATGTTATCCTTTCTGCTGTACAACCCGAAACAGTAGCTCAAAGATTACTAAACAAAGAGGATTTGACAGAAGATTAG
- the gmk gene encoding guanylate kinase, with protein sequence MKNERGILFVLSGPSGVGKGTVNRALRQQWNGLEFSISVTTRKPREGEQDGVDYFFKSRDEFEKMIEQNELLEWAEYVGNYYGTPLHYVEQTLASGKDVLLEIEVQGALQVRKLVPEGVFIFLVPPSLAELRNRIVGRGTETEELINNRMSVAKEELEMMDYYDYVVENDEIQAACNRVKSIAIAEHCKKERIKKQYLRLLEVE encoded by the coding sequence ATGAAAAATGAGAGAGGAATTTTGTTCGTTTTATCTGGCCCCTCCGGAGTTGGAAAAGGAACAGTGAACCGAGCATTGCGTCAACAATGGAATGGGCTTGAATTTTCGATTTCCGTCACTACCCGTAAACCTCGTGAAGGTGAGCAGGATGGGGTTGATTACTTCTTTAAATCCCGAGATGAATTTGAAAAAATGATTGAACAGAATGAACTTCTTGAATGGGCAGAATATGTGGGGAACTACTACGGGACTCCTTTGCATTATGTAGAGCAAACGTTGGCTTCCGGTAAGGATGTTCTGCTTGAAATTGAAGTACAGGGTGCTTTGCAAGTACGAAAACTGGTGCCTGAGGGCGTGTTCATTTTCCTTGTTCCTCCAAGCCTTGCTGAACTTCGAAATCGAATCGTTGGCCGTGGGACGGAAACAGAAGAATTGATCAATAATCGAATGTCCGTTGCTAAGGAAGAACTAGAAATGATGGATTATTACGATTATGTTGTGGAGAATGATGAAATACAGGCTGCATGCAATCGTGTTAAATCGATTGCAATTGCGGAACATTGTAAGAAAGAAAGAATCAAAAAACAATACTTGAGATTACTGGAGGTTGAGTAA